One genomic region from Leifsonia poae encodes:
- a CDS encoding M23 family metallopeptidase — protein sequence MQLVDPFPGKYDASDPFGSHGYGRTNGHTGSDWIVGAGSPIPAIGDGEVVAVGWHPGNGNYLAVRLEDGHVYAYLHMDRPAPVTVGQKVTRGQTIGYVGNTGTNSQGSHLHITISDAVTAYIGLGHLIDPWQFIQDHLTTAPLFEGDTVLFIRIQSTARGIALIGPGYFRQLKTDEEVQQSDPLISKHLTGNDRQFDLWRSMAVAGQEAKSA from the coding sequence CGCATCCGACCCGTTCGGCTCGCACGGTTACGGCCGCACGAACGGCCACACCGGCTCCGACTGGATCGTGGGCGCCGGCTCGCCTATCCCCGCCATCGGAGACGGCGAGGTCGTCGCGGTCGGCTGGCATCCCGGCAACGGCAATTACCTCGCCGTCCGCCTCGAGGACGGCCACGTCTACGCCTACCTCCACATGGACCGCCCCGCGCCGGTCACGGTCGGCCAGAAGGTCACTCGTGGGCAGACCATCGGTTACGTCGGCAACACCGGTACGAACAGCCAGGGCAGCCACCTGCACATCACGATCAGCGATGCCGTCACGGCCTACATCGGCCTCGGGCATCTGATCGACCCGTGGCAGTTCATCCAAGACCACCTCACCACCGCACCCCTATTCGAAGGAGACACCGTGTTGTTCATCCGCATCCAGTCCACCGCCCGGGGAATTGCCCTCATCGGTCCCGGGTACTTCCGACAGCTCAAGACCGACGAGGAGGTGCAGCAGTCCGACCCGCTCATCTCCAAACACCTGACCGGGAACGATCGCCAGTTCGACTTGTGGCGCAGCATGGCGGTAGCCGGCCAGGAGGCGAAGAGTGCGTAG